One window of Nymphaea colorata isolate Beijing-Zhang1983 chromosome 1, ASM883128v2, whole genome shotgun sequence genomic DNA carries:
- the LOC116245332 gene encoding transcription factor SPEECHLESS, with product MGDILTDLFNDPGFCDTSALEGPSSPENLFSILETLDCVPCSPEVSMPPFPVPLPSAKSDDRNSVTNRKPTLLGCRRGAEQVVSEADAEAKRNSSKRLKAAGQNAVKEEVMADGQPRVSHITVERNRRKQMNEHLSVLRSLMPCFYVKRGDQASIIGGVVEFIKELQTVLQSLEAKKQRKAYSDVLSPRSVSSPRPMSSPRPAPLSPRMSLPISPRTPQPASPYKPKLHLQHQHQQQQQAQSLSFVMTPSLNSPREVHHYDNGVKDLAANSKSPVADVEVKFSGPNVLLKTVSHRIPGQALKIMTALECLSLEILHVSISTVDDTMLNTFTIKIGIECKLSAEELAHEIQQTFHQPY from the exons GCCGTCTTCACCGGAGAACCTCTTCAGCATCCTTGAGACCCTCGACTGCGTTCCCTGCTCGCCGGAGGTCTCCATGCCACCCTTTCCTGTGCCACTCCCCAGCGCGAAATCGGATGACCGGAACTCCGTCACCAACCGAAAGCCGACTCTGTTGGGCTGTCGCCGAGGGGCCGAACAGGTGGTCTCTGAAGCAGATGCCGAAGCAAAGCGTAACAGCAGCAAACGGCTTAAGGCAGCGGGACAGAACGCTGTCAAGGAGGAGGTAATGGCGGACGGCCAACCACGCGTGTCACACATCACGGTCGAGAGGAACCGAAGGAAGCAAATGAACGAGCATCTTTCTGTTCTACGTTCGCTCATGCCTTGCTTCTACGTAAAAAGA GGGGATCAAGCATCGATCATAGGAGGGGTGGTGGAGTTCATAAAGGAACTGCAAACGGTGTTGCAGTCTCTAGAGGCAAAGAAGCAAAGAAAGGCCTACAGCGATGTGCTGAGCCCCAGGTCAGTTTCAAGTCCTAGACCCATGTCAAGCCCCAGGCCCGCGCCTCTGAGCCCAAGAATGAGCCTCCCCATAAGCCCAAGGACTCCACAGCCAGCCAGCCCTTACAAGCCCAAGTTGCACCTTCAACACCAACATCAGCAGCAACAGCAAGCACAGTCGCTGTCTTTTGTTATGACTCCCTCCTTAAACTCCCCTCGTGAGGTTCACCACTACGACAACGGAGTGAAGGACCTCGCCGCCAACTCCAAGTCTCCGGTCGCCGACGTGGAAGTGAAGTTCTCCGGCCCCAACGTGCTGCTCAAGACCGTCTCACACAGGATCCCCGGCCAGGCCCTTAAGATAATGACCGCCCTTGAGTGTCTGTCTCTGGAGATACTCCATGTCAGCATAAGCACCGTTGACGACACCATGCTCAACACTTTCACGATCAAG ATTGGCATCGAATGCAAACTCAGCGCCGAAGAGCTCGCCCACGAAATCCAGCAGACATTCCATCAACCCTATTGA